One genomic region from Drosophila subpulchrella strain 33 F10 #4 breed RU33 chromosome 2R, RU_Dsub_v1.1 Primary Assembly, whole genome shotgun sequence encodes:
- the LOC119550670 gene encoding glutathione peroxidase homolog BsaA, protein MLSKEIALHGLMAAVALVTVLHTRNRLQRDLEDMRWRLTIHALTVRDTYGSPVPLQRFAGQVMLIVNIASKCGLTSSQYDGLRQLIEEYEDRGLSILNFPCNQFGGQMPESDGQEILDHLRKEGANIGHLFAKIEVKGVQADPLYKLLTRHQHDIEWNFVKFLVDRRGNIHKRYGAELEPVALAGDIELLLADGSE, encoded by the exons ATGTTAAGTAAAGAGATTGCTCTCCACGGCCTCATGGCCGCAGTGGCCCTCGTGACAGTTCTACATACTCGAAACAGACTGCAGCGGGACTTGGAGGACATGCGATGGCGTCTAACGATCCACGCTCTCACGGTGCGAGATACCTACGGGAGTCCAGTGCCACTCCAAAGGTTTGCCGGTCAGGTGATGCTCATCGTGAACATTGCATCCAA ATGTGGACTCACCTCCTCTCAGTACGATGGCCTGCGACAACTAATCGAGGAGTACGAGGACCGCGGCTTGAGCATCCTGAACTTCCCGTGCAACCAATTCGGCGGTCAGATGCCCGAGTCCGATGGCCAGGAGATACTGGACCACCTCCGCAAGGAGGGAGCCAATATTGGACACCTGTTTGCCAAGATAGAGGTGAAGGGGGTCCAAGCGGATCCGCTCTACAAGCTCCTAACTCGCCACCAGCACGATATCGAGTGGAATTTCGTGAAGTTTCTGGTGGATCGCAGGGGGAATATCCACAAGAGATATGGCGCTGAGCTGGAGCCCGTTGCCCTGGCCGGTGACATAGAGCTGCTGCTCGCAGATGGGTCCGAATAA
- the LOC119550724 gene encoding uncharacterized protein LOC119550724, whose translation MHGKKHHNFQQPGGLLVAQLGSIGRSEMFLWGKIVELTVGLINILVAVDPFYWLPGVYTLPAKGGRSLIITASGVLLFGALLAKNQHRGNILLFWLSSLVIYIATIIYEIRDIYEYTNILAFLTYIFLLVVMGLLIYRVYNAEIETPTLNPLEHETKAEEIGDKKKVPQPTGPEDPNPPPYEVKCLTDQIV comes from the exons AACTTTCAGCAACCAGGGGGCCTTCTAGTTGCTCAGTTGGGATCGATCGGCCGAAGCGAAATGTTTCTTTGGGGGAAAATAGTGGAACTGACCGTGGGTCTGATCAACATTTTGGTAGCGGTGGACCCCTTCTATTGGCTTCCGGGAG TATATACGCTGCCGGCTAAGGGTGGTAGATCTCTGATTATTACCGCATCTGGAGTTCTTCTTTTCGGAGCTCTGCTTGCTAAAAATCAACACAGAGGCAACATTCTCCTATTTTGGTTGAGTTCATTAGTGATTTATATTGCAACAATAATCTATGAAATCAGGGACATATACGAATATACGAATATTCTGGCGTTCTTAACATATATCT TTCTGCTTGTAGTCATGGGGCTTCTGATTTACAGAGTCTATAACGCCGAGATCGAAACACCCACCTTAAATCCACTCGAACATGAAACCAAAGCTGAGGAAATTGGTGACAAAAAGAAAGTACCCCAACCTACAGGTCCAGAGGACCCGAACCCACCTCCATACGAAGTCAAATGTCTAACAGATCAGATTGTttaa